The DNA segment TGGGGGGAAAGAATTCCAGCGAATAGAAGGGGCTGGTGCTGGCGGCGATGCTGTCTCTGATCTTCACGGCGTATCCTTTGCTGCCAGGGGCTGGCGTCTGCGGGTGCTGTCGTGCGGAGGCGGGCGGCGCGCAAGCCGTGCATGCCGGGCCCGATGAGCCTGACTAGCCTGATTAGCCCGATGGGCGTTGAGCCGCCCGGCTCATGCTGGCTGGCCCATGCTGGCCTGACTGGCATTGCTGGCCTGACTGGCAGGGGCCACTCCCTCTCGCATTCACGTGGTGGAACCGTTCTATATCAAGCTATCTTGATATGTCAATATTGAAATGCCCACAGCGTTGCACCACATGGCCGCCCGCCACCAGTCCTGCCAGCCCCGGCGTCCGCAGGCATTGCCCGCCCTGGCCGCTGCCTGCCGGTGCCGCGCTGCCCGTTGCGCCGCGCAAGGGTTTCCCCTACACTGCCAGCCTGTACCGGAGGGGGGGCCGTCCGGTCGGCCTTTTCGGCCCGGTACAATCCCGCCGCACAAACCTTTCCTGCGCCCGGCCACCCACCGCACAGCCACACCCGCCGTACCGTCATGACCGTCACCGCACCGCTCCCTGCCGCGCCCGCGCGCCCTGCCCTGCCCGGCTTCCGCCGCCCAGGCATCCGCACGCGCGCCCTGCGCAAGGCGGCGGCCATGCTGGCGATGCTGGGCCTGTTGCTGGCAGCGGCCCCGGCGCGGGCGGACGAGGCCCCCGGCTGGACGGAACTGGACACCGGGCTGCAACTGGGCATCTTTTCCGCGCCCGACGCGCCCGACGGCCCCGAGCGCATCGTGGCCCTGCGCATCGACCCTGCCTACTACGAATTCAGCCTGCACACCACGTCGGAAGAGGGCCAACCCGCCCTGTCGCTGGCCGAATGGGCCCGCCGCCACGACCTGAACGCGGTGGTCAACGCCAGCATGTACCTGCCCGACGCGCGCACCAGCACAGGTTACCTGCGCAACGGCGAACACCTGAACAACCCGCGCATCGGGGGCAACCTGGGGGCGTTCTTCGTGTTCGGGCCGCAGTCGCCCGATCTGCCCCAGGCCGACCTGCTGGACCGTACCGTCGACCCATGGGAAACGCTGTTGCCGCAGTACCGGGGAGCGGTGCAGAACTACCGGCTCATCGGGGCCAACCGGCGCATCCTGTGGCCGCAGGGCGGGCCGCTGTACTCGGTGGCCGCCGTGGGCCAGGACGGCAGCGGGGCCATCCTGTTCCTGCATTGCCGCGAACCGCTCACGGCGTGGCGCTTCGCCACCATCCTGCTGGCGCTGCCCCTCGACATCCGCGACGTGATGTACGTGGAGGGCGGCCCGCAGGCCGGGCTGTACCTGCGCACCCCCGTGCGCACCGACATCTGGATGGGCCGTCACATGGCCGACTTCTGGAGCGGCGGCAACGCGGCGGCTCCCCTGCCCAACGTGCTGGGCGCGCGGCGCAAGGCCACGCCACCGCAGCCCGGCCTGTTCCCCGACAAGCGCGAACGGCCCATGCCGCAATTCTAGGGGCGTCGCACCGTCCCACGAACTGGCCACGCAACGGCACAACGCCCCAGACCGGGGACAACGACCGTCGGCACTGGCACACCTGCCCGCCCTTGGCCCTCGGTCCCCCAGCCAGCCAGTCGCCCCCCGAATCTTCACCCGGTCAGCCCCGCCAGTCGGGAAGCTGCAAGGGCACGGGGGCACGGGATCAACGATCCTCCAGACACTCCGCGAAAAAGCGCAGCACGTCATCCCATGCCCTGGCCTCCGTACGCGGGCAATGCCACGACGCTCCGGCATCGAAGTCCGTTCCGTACGCCGCATTGCAGAATCCGTGGCCCGCGCCCGCGTGCAGCACCACCCGGCAGTCCACGCTGGCGCTGGCCATCTCGCGGACAAAGGGCTCGATGTCGCCCAGGGGAATGACATGGTCGTGCCCGGCCAGATGCACCAGCACCGGGCAATGCGCCGCGCCGGGCACCACCGGTTGCGACGAGGCAAGATAGCCGTACATGCTGACGGCGCCGCGCAGGGGGGCGCCGGCACGGACCAGTTCCAGCGTTGCCCCGCCGCCCAGCGAAAACCCCATGGCCAGCAAACGGCCCGCATCCACGCCGGGTACACCGGCCAAGGCATCCAGCCCGGCCCGCGCGCGCAGGTGCAGCAGCGCCCTGTCGTCACGCAACGGGCGCAGGCAGGCGCGGGCCTGCTCGAAATCTGTCGGACGCAAGGCGGTACCGTACAGGTCGGCGCACAGCACGGCATACCCGGCCCGCACCAATTGCGCGGCACTGCGAAACAGGTAGCCGCCAAGGCCGGTGTATTCGTGCAGCAGCAGTACACCGGGCACGCCGCCGGGCTGCCCTTCTTCAGCGGCAACCCCGAACCCGCCCGGCAGAAACAAGCGCCCCTCGCAGTCCACCGTACCGCCGTCCGGTCCCGCAGCCCCGGCGGAACTGGCAGAACTGGCAGAACTAGCGGAACTGGCAGAACTGGCGGGCGCGGCATAGGCCACCGTCCTGCCCGCCCACGCCAGGGTATCGTCGGCAAACAACCCGACGGTCCCGCTCCACGCGCCCATTTCGGCATCCTTTGTGTCCATCAGGCCTCCCCGGTGGCGGTCACGCGCCATATGCAGCGACGCCCGGCGGATTCGCCGGACGTCGCGTTTCGATCTTTGGCTGCCTGACCTTTCTTGAAGGAAAGGACACGCCAAGCCAGTGGCGAGAGCCTGTTGCCGCTATGAGAATTTTTGTTCTCTGCCAAGGAAGAATGATTTTTTATGAAGGGAGCATACTCTTCGCGTATTCGACCGGAATAAAAAATCATTATGACGCAGGCAGGGGACAAAAAGGCCATAGCGGCACAGGCTCTAGGGTTCGATGCGCGAACCCAGCACCCCCAGAAACTTGCGTATCCACTCGGGGTGGGCAGGCCATGCGGGCGCGGTGACCACGTTGCCATCCACGCAGGCGTTGGTGAACGTATCGTTCACCTCGCACCACGTGCCGCCCGCACCTTCGATGTCCGGTTTCACGGCGGGATACGCGGTGCAGGTCAGCCCCTTGACCACACCCGCCGTCACCAGCAGTTGCTGGCCGTGGCACACCGAGGCGATGGGCTTTTTGGCCGCCGCCATCTCGCGCACGATCTCCACCACGCGCGGGTTCAGGCGGATGTACTCGGGCGCGCGACCACCGGGGATCACCAGCGCGTCGTAATCCGCCGTATTCACGGCG comes from the Nitratidesulfovibrio sp. genome and includes:
- a CDS encoding DJ-1/PfpI family protein; amino-acid sequence: MAVKKILFLVGDFVEDYEVMVPFQMLLMVGHDVHAVCPGKKAGQQVRTAVHDFEGDQTYSEKPGHNFTLNADFDAVNTADYDALVIPGGRAPEYIRLNPRVVEIVREMAAAKKPIASVCHGQQLLVTAGVVKGLTCTAYPAVKPDIEGAGGTWCEVNDTFTNACVDGNVVTAPAWPAHPEWIRKFLGVLGSRIEP
- a CDS encoding phosphodiester glycosidase family protein, translating into MTVTAPLPAAPARPALPGFRRPGIRTRALRKAAAMLAMLGLLLAAAPARADEAPGWTELDTGLQLGIFSAPDAPDGPERIVALRIDPAYYEFSLHTTSEEGQPALSLAEWARRHDLNAVVNASMYLPDARTSTGYLRNGEHLNNPRIGGNLGAFFVFGPQSPDLPQADLLDRTVDPWETLLPQYRGAVQNYRLIGANRRILWPQGGPLYSVAAVGQDGSGAILFLHCREPLTAWRFATILLALPLDIRDVMYVEGGPQAGLYLRTPVRTDIWMGRHMADFWSGGNAAAPLPNVLGARRKATPPQPGLFPDKRERPMPQF
- a CDS encoding dienelactone hydrolase family protein, encoding MDTKDAEMGAWSGTVGLFADDTLAWAGRTVAYAAPASSASSASSASSASSAGAAGPDGGTVDCEGRLFLPGGFGVAAEEGQPGGVPGVLLLHEYTGLGGYLFRSAAQLVRAGYAVLCADLYGTALRPTDFEQARACLRPLRDDRALLHLRARAGLDALAGVPGVDAGRLLAMGFSLGGGATLELVRAGAPLRGAVSMYGYLASSQPVVPGAAHCPVLVHLAGHDHVIPLGDIEPFVREMASASVDCRVVLHAGAGHGFCNAAYGTDFDAGASWHCPRTEARAWDDVLRFFAECLEDR